A section of the Salvelinus fontinalis isolate EN_2023a chromosome 33, ASM2944872v1, whole genome shotgun sequence genome encodes:
- the sidt2 gene encoding SID1 transmembrane family member 2 isoform X1, with product MVLRSGCKFGPVLVWFRLGYVVLLWLCVTHLRCARAETKTVVQKDAEFDVTYNDTVTSDNQTIYAFNHTVSRNKTEGIRVTVDVLSVGAESSPILFVVRQKQAVLSFQVPLILRGLYQRKYPYAHVGRTLCQPPTRSLTETQYFFVDVSTLSSLGTHYQLRISRVDSFTLHTDKKFSFTASPSQPQYFKYVFPDGVDTVIVKVNSEMTFPCSVMSIQDIQCPVYDLDNNVAFIGMYQTMTKTAAITVQRKDFPSNSFYVVVVVKTEDEACGGPLRFYPLRPDELIDAGNRSKTLDVVVSPAISSDVYVMGMLFCLGIFLSFYLLTFLVACVENKRMHRRREGLLNPADMSPAETASLLGKPGVTPVSPYEYGSFVDNASTLSSEAITDSIASDANYRYMGQETLKRRPFLTAIHHVAIRIERSLESVAGRSRQESLSSIEEDDYDTLADIDSDKNIVRTKKYLCVSDLARKDKRVLSKKYQIYFWNIVTIGVFYALPVIQLVITYQTVVNVTGNQDICYYNFLCAHPLGNLSAFNNILSNLGYVMLGLLFLLIVLQRDIIHSRALDRNDLNALECGIPKHFGLFYAMGTALMMEGLLSACYHVCPNYTNFQFDTSFMYMIAGLCVLKLYQKRHPDINASAYTAYACLAAVIFFSVLGVVFGKGNMVFWIVFSVLHILATMLLSTQLYYMGRWRLNSGILRRIVYVIYTDCIRQCSGPMYIDRMVLLVMGNIVNWSLAAYGLLKTPNDFASYLLAIAICNLLLYFAFYIIMKLRSGERIQCMAMVCILFTAVVWGFALFFFFQGLSTWQKTPAESREHNRDCIVLSFFDDHDIWHFLSSIAMFGSFLVLLTMDDDLDNVQRDKIFVF from the exons ATGGTTTTGAGGAGCGGTTGTAAATTTGGCCCAGTTTTAGTCTGGTTCCGACTTGGTTATGTGGTCCTGTTGTGGTTATGTGTGACCCACTTGCGGTGCGCACGGGCAGAAACTAAAACGGTGGTCCAAAAAGATGCCGAGTTTGACGTTACCTACAACGATACGGTTACCAGTGACAACCAAACCATCTATGCCTTCAATCACACCGTCTCCCGAAACAAG ACGGAGGGGATCCGTGTGACTGTGGACGTACTGTCAGTGGGGGCAGAGAGCAGTCCCATCCTGTTTGTGGTCAGACAGAAGCAGGCCGTGCTGTCCTTCCAGGTCCCCCTCATACTGCGTGGACT GTACCAGAGGAAGTACCCCTATGCCCATGTGGGCCGAACGCTGTGCCAGCCCCCCACCCGCTCCCTCACCGAGACCCAGTACTTCTTTGTGGACGTGTCCACCCTGTCCAGCTTGGGCACCCACTACCAGCTGAGGATCAGCCGTGTGGACAGCTTCACCCTGCA TACAGACAAGAAGTTCAGCTTCACTGCTTCACCATCCCAACCCCAG TACTTCAAATATGTGTTCCCTGACGGAGTGGACACGGTCATCGTCAAGGTCAACTCTGAGATGACCTTCCCGTGCTCTGTCATGTCCATCCAGGACATCCAG TGCCCAGTGTATGACTTGGATAACAACGTGGCCTTCATTGGAATGTATCAAACCATGACCAAGACAGCTGCCATCACTGTCCag AGGAAGGACTTCCCTAGTAACAGTTtctatgtggtggtggtggtgaagacgGAGGACGAGGCATGTGGGGGTCCCCTGCGCTTCTACCCCCTCCGTCCAGATGAGCTCATCGATGCCGGCAACCGCAGTAAAACGCTGGACGTGGTCGTCTCGCCCGCTATCAGCT cGGATGTGTACGTGATGGGCATGCTATTCTGCCTGGGCAtcttcctctccttctacctGCTCACCTTCCTGGTGGCCTGTGTGGAGAACAAGAG GATGcacaggaggagggaggggcttCTGAACCCAGCGGACATGTCGCCCGCGGAGACAG CCTCTCTACTGG GAAAGCCAGGTGTGACTCCAGTCTCCCCCTATGAATACGGATCctttg TGGACAACGCCAGCACGTTGAGCTCAGAGGCCATCACAGACAGCATAGCATCAGATGCCAACTACAGATACATGG GACAGGAGACTTTGAAACGCAGACCATTCCTAACTGCCATCCACCACGTAGCCATCCGCATTG agcgttcattGGAGAGCGTAGCGGGTCGTAGTCGACAGGAGTCTCTGAGCTCTATAGAGGAGGATGACTATGACACGTTGGCCGACATCGACTCGGACAAGAACATCGTCCGCACCAAG AAGTACTTGTGTGTGTCGGACCTCGCTCGCAAAGACAAGAGGGTTCTGAGTAAAAAGTACCAGATCTACTTCTG GAATATTGTCACCATAGGTGTGTTCTACGCCCTCCCTGTCATCCAGCTGGTCATCACTTATCAAACG gTTGTCAACGTGACAGGAAATCAGGACATCTGCTACTACAACTTCCTGTGTGCACACCCCCTGGGGaatctgag TGCCTTCAACAACATACTGAGTAACCTTGGTTACGTGATGCTGGGCCTCCTCTTCTTGCTCATCGTGCTGCAGAGAGACATCATCCACAGCAGAGCGCTGGACCGCAACGACCTCAACGCACTG GAGTGTGGCATCCCTAAGCACTTTGGGCTGTTCTACGCCATGGGCACAGCTCTGATGATGGAGGGGCTGCTGAGTGCCTGCTACCACGTCTGCCCCAACTACACCAACTTCCAGTTCG aCACCTCCTTCATGTATATGATCGCTGGGCTGTGTGTGTTAAAGCTGTACCAGAAGAGACACCCAGATATCAATGCCAGCGCTTACACTGCCTACGCCTGTCTGGCTGCTGTCATCTTCTTCTCTGTGCTAGGAGTG gtcttcgGGAAGGGCAACATGGTGTTCTGGATCGTCTTCTCTGTGCTCCACATCCTGGCCACCATGCTGCTCAGCACCCAGCTCTACTACATGGGTCGCTGGAGACTGA atTCTGGCATCCTGCGCAGGATTGTGTATGTGATCTACACCGACTGTATCCGCCAGTGCAGTGGCCCCATGTATATT GACCGAATGGTTCTGCTGGTGATGGGAAACATAGTGAACTGGTCTCT GGCTGCCTATGGGCTACTAAAGACGCCCAATGACTTTGCCTCTTACCTGCTGGCCATCGCCATCTGCAACTTGCTACTCTACTTTGCCTTCTACATCatcatgaag cTCCGTAGCGGTGAGAGGATCCAGTGCATGGCCATGGTGTGTATCCTCTTCACAGCCGTGGTGTGGGGCTtcgctctcttcttcttcttccaggGCCTCAGTACCTGGCAG AAAACCCCCGCCGAGTCCCGGGAACACAACCGTGATTGCATCGTGCTCTCCTTCTTCGACGACCACGACATTTGGCACTTCCTGTCTTCCATTGCCATGTTCGGTTCCTTcctg GTTCTCCTCACCATGGACGATGACTTGGACAACGTCCAGAGAGACAAGATTTTCGTCTTCTGA
- the sidt2 gene encoding SID1 transmembrane family member 2 isoform X3 has protein sequence MVLRSGCKFGPVLVWFRLGYVVLLWLCVTHLRCARAETKTVVQKDAEFDVTYNDTVTSDNQTIYAFNHTVSRNKTEGIRVTVDVLSVGAESSPILFVVRQKQAVLSFQVPLILRGLYQRKYPYAHVGRTLCQPPTRSLTETQYFFVDVSTLSSLGTHYQLRISRVDSFTLHTDKKFSFTASPSQPQYFKYVFPDGVDTVIVKVNSEMTFPCSVMSIQDIQCPVYDLDNNVAFIGMYQTMTKTAAITVQRKDFPSNSFYVVVVVKTEDEACGGPLRFYPLRPDELIDAGNRSKTLDVVVSPAISSDVYVMGMLFCLGIFLSFYLLTFLVACVENKRMHRRREGLLNPADMSPAETASLLGKPGVTPVSPYEYGSFVDNASTLSSEAITDSIASDANYRYMERSLESVAGRSRQESLSSIEEDDYDTLADIDSDKNIVRTKKYLCVSDLARKDKRVLSKKYQIYFWNIVTIGVFYALPVIQLVITYQTVVNVTGNQDICYYNFLCAHPLGNLSAFNNILSNLGYVMLGLLFLLIVLQRDIIHSRALDRNDLNALECGIPKHFGLFYAMGTALMMEGLLSACYHVCPNYTNFQFDTSFMYMIAGLCVLKLYQKRHPDINASAYTAYACLAAVIFFSVLGVVFGKGNMVFWIVFSVLHILATMLLSTQLYYMGRWRLNSGILRRIVYVIYTDCIRQCSGPMYIDRMVLLVMGNIVNWSLAAYGLLKTPNDFASYLLAIAICNLLLYFAFYIIMKLRSGERIQCMAMVCILFTAVVWGFALFFFFQGLSTWQKTPAESREHNRDCIVLSFFDDHDIWHFLSSIAMFGSFLVLLTMDDDLDNVQRDKIFVF, from the exons ATGGTTTTGAGGAGCGGTTGTAAATTTGGCCCAGTTTTAGTCTGGTTCCGACTTGGTTATGTGGTCCTGTTGTGGTTATGTGTGACCCACTTGCGGTGCGCACGGGCAGAAACTAAAACGGTGGTCCAAAAAGATGCCGAGTTTGACGTTACCTACAACGATACGGTTACCAGTGACAACCAAACCATCTATGCCTTCAATCACACCGTCTCCCGAAACAAG ACGGAGGGGATCCGTGTGACTGTGGACGTACTGTCAGTGGGGGCAGAGAGCAGTCCCATCCTGTTTGTGGTCAGACAGAAGCAGGCCGTGCTGTCCTTCCAGGTCCCCCTCATACTGCGTGGACT GTACCAGAGGAAGTACCCCTATGCCCATGTGGGCCGAACGCTGTGCCAGCCCCCCACCCGCTCCCTCACCGAGACCCAGTACTTCTTTGTGGACGTGTCCACCCTGTCCAGCTTGGGCACCCACTACCAGCTGAGGATCAGCCGTGTGGACAGCTTCACCCTGCA TACAGACAAGAAGTTCAGCTTCACTGCTTCACCATCCCAACCCCAG TACTTCAAATATGTGTTCCCTGACGGAGTGGACACGGTCATCGTCAAGGTCAACTCTGAGATGACCTTCCCGTGCTCTGTCATGTCCATCCAGGACATCCAG TGCCCAGTGTATGACTTGGATAACAACGTGGCCTTCATTGGAATGTATCAAACCATGACCAAGACAGCTGCCATCACTGTCCag AGGAAGGACTTCCCTAGTAACAGTTtctatgtggtggtggtggtgaagacgGAGGACGAGGCATGTGGGGGTCCCCTGCGCTTCTACCCCCTCCGTCCAGATGAGCTCATCGATGCCGGCAACCGCAGTAAAACGCTGGACGTGGTCGTCTCGCCCGCTATCAGCT cGGATGTGTACGTGATGGGCATGCTATTCTGCCTGGGCAtcttcctctccttctacctGCTCACCTTCCTGGTGGCCTGTGTGGAGAACAAGAG GATGcacaggaggagggaggggcttCTGAACCCAGCGGACATGTCGCCCGCGGAGACAG CCTCTCTACTGG GAAAGCCAGGTGTGACTCCAGTCTCCCCCTATGAATACGGATCctttg TGGACAACGCCAGCACGTTGAGCTCAGAGGCCATCACAGACAGCATAGCATCAGATGCCAACTACAGATACATGG agcgttcattGGAGAGCGTAGCGGGTCGTAGTCGACAGGAGTCTCTGAGCTCTATAGAGGAGGATGACTATGACACGTTGGCCGACATCGACTCGGACAAGAACATCGTCCGCACCAAG AAGTACTTGTGTGTGTCGGACCTCGCTCGCAAAGACAAGAGGGTTCTGAGTAAAAAGTACCAGATCTACTTCTG GAATATTGTCACCATAGGTGTGTTCTACGCCCTCCCTGTCATCCAGCTGGTCATCACTTATCAAACG gTTGTCAACGTGACAGGAAATCAGGACATCTGCTACTACAACTTCCTGTGTGCACACCCCCTGGGGaatctgag TGCCTTCAACAACATACTGAGTAACCTTGGTTACGTGATGCTGGGCCTCCTCTTCTTGCTCATCGTGCTGCAGAGAGACATCATCCACAGCAGAGCGCTGGACCGCAACGACCTCAACGCACTG GAGTGTGGCATCCCTAAGCACTTTGGGCTGTTCTACGCCATGGGCACAGCTCTGATGATGGAGGGGCTGCTGAGTGCCTGCTACCACGTCTGCCCCAACTACACCAACTTCCAGTTCG aCACCTCCTTCATGTATATGATCGCTGGGCTGTGTGTGTTAAAGCTGTACCAGAAGAGACACCCAGATATCAATGCCAGCGCTTACACTGCCTACGCCTGTCTGGCTGCTGTCATCTTCTTCTCTGTGCTAGGAGTG gtcttcgGGAAGGGCAACATGGTGTTCTGGATCGTCTTCTCTGTGCTCCACATCCTGGCCACCATGCTGCTCAGCACCCAGCTCTACTACATGGGTCGCTGGAGACTGA atTCTGGCATCCTGCGCAGGATTGTGTATGTGATCTACACCGACTGTATCCGCCAGTGCAGTGGCCCCATGTATATT GACCGAATGGTTCTGCTGGTGATGGGAAACATAGTGAACTGGTCTCT GGCTGCCTATGGGCTACTAAAGACGCCCAATGACTTTGCCTCTTACCTGCTGGCCATCGCCATCTGCAACTTGCTACTCTACTTTGCCTTCTACATCatcatgaag cTCCGTAGCGGTGAGAGGATCCAGTGCATGGCCATGGTGTGTATCCTCTTCACAGCCGTGGTGTGGGGCTtcgctctcttcttcttcttccaggGCCTCAGTACCTGGCAG AAAACCCCCGCCGAGTCCCGGGAACACAACCGTGATTGCATCGTGCTCTCCTTCTTCGACGACCACGACATTTGGCACTTCCTGTCTTCCATTGCCATGTTCGGTTCCTTcctg GTTCTCCTCACCATGGACGATGACTTGGACAACGTCCAGAGAGACAAGATTTTCGTCTTCTGA
- the sidt2 gene encoding SID1 transmembrane family member 2 isoform X2 has translation MVLRSGCKFGPVLVWFRLGYVVLLWLCVTHLRCARAETKTVVQKDAEFDVTYNDTVTSDNQTIYAFNHTVSRNKTEGIRVTVDVLSVGAESSPILFVVRQKQAVLSFQVPLILRGLYQRKYPYAHVGRTLCQPPTRSLTETQYFFVDVSTLSSLGTHYQLRISRVDSFTLHTDKKFSFTASPSQPQYFKYVFPDGVDTVIVKVNSEMTFPCSVMSIQDIQCPVYDLDNNVAFIGMYQTMTKTAAITVQRKDFPSNSFYVVVVVKTEDEACGGPLRFYPLRPDELIDAGNRSKTLDVVVSPAISSDVYVMGMLFCLGIFLSFYLLTFLVACVENKRMHRRREGLLNPADMSPAETGKPGVTPVSPYEYGSFVDNASTLSSEAITDSIASDANYRYMGQETLKRRPFLTAIHHVAIRIERSLESVAGRSRQESLSSIEEDDYDTLADIDSDKNIVRTKKYLCVSDLARKDKRVLSKKYQIYFWNIVTIGVFYALPVIQLVITYQTVVNVTGNQDICYYNFLCAHPLGNLSAFNNILSNLGYVMLGLLFLLIVLQRDIIHSRALDRNDLNALECGIPKHFGLFYAMGTALMMEGLLSACYHVCPNYTNFQFDTSFMYMIAGLCVLKLYQKRHPDINASAYTAYACLAAVIFFSVLGVVFGKGNMVFWIVFSVLHILATMLLSTQLYYMGRWRLNSGILRRIVYVIYTDCIRQCSGPMYIDRMVLLVMGNIVNWSLAAYGLLKTPNDFASYLLAIAICNLLLYFAFYIIMKLRSGERIQCMAMVCILFTAVVWGFALFFFFQGLSTWQKTPAESREHNRDCIVLSFFDDHDIWHFLSSIAMFGSFLVLLTMDDDLDNVQRDKIFVF, from the exons ATGGTTTTGAGGAGCGGTTGTAAATTTGGCCCAGTTTTAGTCTGGTTCCGACTTGGTTATGTGGTCCTGTTGTGGTTATGTGTGACCCACTTGCGGTGCGCACGGGCAGAAACTAAAACGGTGGTCCAAAAAGATGCCGAGTTTGACGTTACCTACAACGATACGGTTACCAGTGACAACCAAACCATCTATGCCTTCAATCACACCGTCTCCCGAAACAAG ACGGAGGGGATCCGTGTGACTGTGGACGTACTGTCAGTGGGGGCAGAGAGCAGTCCCATCCTGTTTGTGGTCAGACAGAAGCAGGCCGTGCTGTCCTTCCAGGTCCCCCTCATACTGCGTGGACT GTACCAGAGGAAGTACCCCTATGCCCATGTGGGCCGAACGCTGTGCCAGCCCCCCACCCGCTCCCTCACCGAGACCCAGTACTTCTTTGTGGACGTGTCCACCCTGTCCAGCTTGGGCACCCACTACCAGCTGAGGATCAGCCGTGTGGACAGCTTCACCCTGCA TACAGACAAGAAGTTCAGCTTCACTGCTTCACCATCCCAACCCCAG TACTTCAAATATGTGTTCCCTGACGGAGTGGACACGGTCATCGTCAAGGTCAACTCTGAGATGACCTTCCCGTGCTCTGTCATGTCCATCCAGGACATCCAG TGCCCAGTGTATGACTTGGATAACAACGTGGCCTTCATTGGAATGTATCAAACCATGACCAAGACAGCTGCCATCACTGTCCag AGGAAGGACTTCCCTAGTAACAGTTtctatgtggtggtggtggtgaagacgGAGGACGAGGCATGTGGGGGTCCCCTGCGCTTCTACCCCCTCCGTCCAGATGAGCTCATCGATGCCGGCAACCGCAGTAAAACGCTGGACGTGGTCGTCTCGCCCGCTATCAGCT cGGATGTGTACGTGATGGGCATGCTATTCTGCCTGGGCAtcttcctctccttctacctGCTCACCTTCCTGGTGGCCTGTGTGGAGAACAAGAG GATGcacaggaggagggaggggcttCTGAACCCAGCGGACATGTCGCCCGCGGAGACAG GAAAGCCAGGTGTGACTCCAGTCTCCCCCTATGAATACGGATCctttg TGGACAACGCCAGCACGTTGAGCTCAGAGGCCATCACAGACAGCATAGCATCAGATGCCAACTACAGATACATGG GACAGGAGACTTTGAAACGCAGACCATTCCTAACTGCCATCCACCACGTAGCCATCCGCATTG agcgttcattGGAGAGCGTAGCGGGTCGTAGTCGACAGGAGTCTCTGAGCTCTATAGAGGAGGATGACTATGACACGTTGGCCGACATCGACTCGGACAAGAACATCGTCCGCACCAAG AAGTACTTGTGTGTGTCGGACCTCGCTCGCAAAGACAAGAGGGTTCTGAGTAAAAAGTACCAGATCTACTTCTG GAATATTGTCACCATAGGTGTGTTCTACGCCCTCCCTGTCATCCAGCTGGTCATCACTTATCAAACG gTTGTCAACGTGACAGGAAATCAGGACATCTGCTACTACAACTTCCTGTGTGCACACCCCCTGGGGaatctgag TGCCTTCAACAACATACTGAGTAACCTTGGTTACGTGATGCTGGGCCTCCTCTTCTTGCTCATCGTGCTGCAGAGAGACATCATCCACAGCAGAGCGCTGGACCGCAACGACCTCAACGCACTG GAGTGTGGCATCCCTAAGCACTTTGGGCTGTTCTACGCCATGGGCACAGCTCTGATGATGGAGGGGCTGCTGAGTGCCTGCTACCACGTCTGCCCCAACTACACCAACTTCCAGTTCG aCACCTCCTTCATGTATATGATCGCTGGGCTGTGTGTGTTAAAGCTGTACCAGAAGAGACACCCAGATATCAATGCCAGCGCTTACACTGCCTACGCCTGTCTGGCTGCTGTCATCTTCTTCTCTGTGCTAGGAGTG gtcttcgGGAAGGGCAACATGGTGTTCTGGATCGTCTTCTCTGTGCTCCACATCCTGGCCACCATGCTGCTCAGCACCCAGCTCTACTACATGGGTCGCTGGAGACTGA atTCTGGCATCCTGCGCAGGATTGTGTATGTGATCTACACCGACTGTATCCGCCAGTGCAGTGGCCCCATGTATATT GACCGAATGGTTCTGCTGGTGATGGGAAACATAGTGAACTGGTCTCT GGCTGCCTATGGGCTACTAAAGACGCCCAATGACTTTGCCTCTTACCTGCTGGCCATCGCCATCTGCAACTTGCTACTCTACTTTGCCTTCTACATCatcatgaag cTCCGTAGCGGTGAGAGGATCCAGTGCATGGCCATGGTGTGTATCCTCTTCACAGCCGTGGTGTGGGGCTtcgctctcttcttcttcttccaggGCCTCAGTACCTGGCAG AAAACCCCCGCCGAGTCCCGGGAACACAACCGTGATTGCATCGTGCTCTCCTTCTTCGACGACCACGACATTTGGCACTTCCTGTCTTCCATTGCCATGTTCGGTTCCTTcctg GTTCTCCTCACCATGGACGATGACTTGGACAACGTCCAGAGAGACAAGATTTTCGTCTTCTGA
- the sidt2 gene encoding SID1 transmembrane family member 2 isoform X4 encodes MHRRREGLLNPADMSPAETASLLGKPGVTPVSPYEYGSFVDNASTLSSEAITDSIASDANYRYMGQETLKRRPFLTAIHHVAIRIERSLESVAGRSRQESLSSIEEDDYDTLADIDSDKNIVRTKKYLCVSDLARKDKRVLSKKYQIYFWNIVTIGVFYALPVIQLVITYQTVVNVTGNQDICYYNFLCAHPLGNLSAFNNILSNLGYVMLGLLFLLIVLQRDIIHSRALDRNDLNALECGIPKHFGLFYAMGTALMMEGLLSACYHVCPNYTNFQFDTSFMYMIAGLCVLKLYQKRHPDINASAYTAYACLAAVIFFSVLGVVFGKGNMVFWIVFSVLHILATMLLSTQLYYMGRWRLNSGILRRIVYVIYTDCIRQCSGPMYIDRMVLLVMGNIVNWSLAAYGLLKTPNDFASYLLAIAICNLLLYFAFYIIMKLRSGERIQCMAMVCILFTAVVWGFALFFFFQGLSTWQKTPAESREHNRDCIVLSFFDDHDIWHFLSSIAMFGSFLVLLTMDDDLDNVQRDKIFVF; translated from the exons ATGcacaggaggagggaggggcttCTGAACCCAGCGGACATGTCGCCCGCGGAGACAG CCTCTCTACTGG GAAAGCCAGGTGTGACTCCAGTCTCCCCCTATGAATACGGATCctttg TGGACAACGCCAGCACGTTGAGCTCAGAGGCCATCACAGACAGCATAGCATCAGATGCCAACTACAGATACATGG GACAGGAGACTTTGAAACGCAGACCATTCCTAACTGCCATCCACCACGTAGCCATCCGCATTG agcgttcattGGAGAGCGTAGCGGGTCGTAGTCGACAGGAGTCTCTGAGCTCTATAGAGGAGGATGACTATGACACGTTGGCCGACATCGACTCGGACAAGAACATCGTCCGCACCAAG AAGTACTTGTGTGTGTCGGACCTCGCTCGCAAAGACAAGAGGGTTCTGAGTAAAAAGTACCAGATCTACTTCTG GAATATTGTCACCATAGGTGTGTTCTACGCCCTCCCTGTCATCCAGCTGGTCATCACTTATCAAACG gTTGTCAACGTGACAGGAAATCAGGACATCTGCTACTACAACTTCCTGTGTGCACACCCCCTGGGGaatctgag TGCCTTCAACAACATACTGAGTAACCTTGGTTACGTGATGCTGGGCCTCCTCTTCTTGCTCATCGTGCTGCAGAGAGACATCATCCACAGCAGAGCGCTGGACCGCAACGACCTCAACGCACTG GAGTGTGGCATCCCTAAGCACTTTGGGCTGTTCTACGCCATGGGCACAGCTCTGATGATGGAGGGGCTGCTGAGTGCCTGCTACCACGTCTGCCCCAACTACACCAACTTCCAGTTCG aCACCTCCTTCATGTATATGATCGCTGGGCTGTGTGTGTTAAAGCTGTACCAGAAGAGACACCCAGATATCAATGCCAGCGCTTACACTGCCTACGCCTGTCTGGCTGCTGTCATCTTCTTCTCTGTGCTAGGAGTG gtcttcgGGAAGGGCAACATGGTGTTCTGGATCGTCTTCTCTGTGCTCCACATCCTGGCCACCATGCTGCTCAGCACCCAGCTCTACTACATGGGTCGCTGGAGACTGA atTCTGGCATCCTGCGCAGGATTGTGTATGTGATCTACACCGACTGTATCCGCCAGTGCAGTGGCCCCATGTATATT GACCGAATGGTTCTGCTGGTGATGGGAAACATAGTGAACTGGTCTCT GGCTGCCTATGGGCTACTAAAGACGCCCAATGACTTTGCCTCTTACCTGCTGGCCATCGCCATCTGCAACTTGCTACTCTACTTTGCCTTCTACATCatcatgaag cTCCGTAGCGGTGAGAGGATCCAGTGCATGGCCATGGTGTGTATCCTCTTCACAGCCGTGGTGTGGGGCTtcgctctcttcttcttcttccaggGCCTCAGTACCTGGCAG AAAACCCCCGCCGAGTCCCGGGAACACAACCGTGATTGCATCGTGCTCTCCTTCTTCGACGACCACGACATTTGGCACTTCCTGTCTTCCATTGCCATGTTCGGTTCCTTcctg GTTCTCCTCACCATGGACGATGACTTGGACAACGTCCAGAGAGACAAGATTTTCGTCTTCTGA
- the sidt2 gene encoding SID1 transmembrane family member 2 isoform X5, giving the protein MHRRREGLLNPADMSPAETGKPGVTPVSPYEYGSFVDNASTLSSEAITDSIASDANYRYMGQETLKRRPFLTAIHHVAIRIERSLESVAGRSRQESLSSIEEDDYDTLADIDSDKNIVRTKKYLCVSDLARKDKRVLSKKYQIYFWNIVTIGVFYALPVIQLVITYQTVVNVTGNQDICYYNFLCAHPLGNLSAFNNILSNLGYVMLGLLFLLIVLQRDIIHSRALDRNDLNALECGIPKHFGLFYAMGTALMMEGLLSACYHVCPNYTNFQFDTSFMYMIAGLCVLKLYQKRHPDINASAYTAYACLAAVIFFSVLGVVFGKGNMVFWIVFSVLHILATMLLSTQLYYMGRWRLNSGILRRIVYVIYTDCIRQCSGPMYIDRMVLLVMGNIVNWSLAAYGLLKTPNDFASYLLAIAICNLLLYFAFYIIMKLRSGERIQCMAMVCILFTAVVWGFALFFFFQGLSTWQKTPAESREHNRDCIVLSFFDDHDIWHFLSSIAMFGSFLVLLTMDDDLDNVQRDKIFVF; this is encoded by the exons ATGcacaggaggagggaggggcttCTGAACCCAGCGGACATGTCGCCCGCGGAGACAG GAAAGCCAGGTGTGACTCCAGTCTCCCCCTATGAATACGGATCctttg TGGACAACGCCAGCACGTTGAGCTCAGAGGCCATCACAGACAGCATAGCATCAGATGCCAACTACAGATACATGG GACAGGAGACTTTGAAACGCAGACCATTCCTAACTGCCATCCACCACGTAGCCATCCGCATTG agcgttcattGGAGAGCGTAGCGGGTCGTAGTCGACAGGAGTCTCTGAGCTCTATAGAGGAGGATGACTATGACACGTTGGCCGACATCGACTCGGACAAGAACATCGTCCGCACCAAG AAGTACTTGTGTGTGTCGGACCTCGCTCGCAAAGACAAGAGGGTTCTGAGTAAAAAGTACCAGATCTACTTCTG GAATATTGTCACCATAGGTGTGTTCTACGCCCTCCCTGTCATCCAGCTGGTCATCACTTATCAAACG gTTGTCAACGTGACAGGAAATCAGGACATCTGCTACTACAACTTCCTGTGTGCACACCCCCTGGGGaatctgag TGCCTTCAACAACATACTGAGTAACCTTGGTTACGTGATGCTGGGCCTCCTCTTCTTGCTCATCGTGCTGCAGAGAGACATCATCCACAGCAGAGCGCTGGACCGCAACGACCTCAACGCACTG GAGTGTGGCATCCCTAAGCACTTTGGGCTGTTCTACGCCATGGGCACAGCTCTGATGATGGAGGGGCTGCTGAGTGCCTGCTACCACGTCTGCCCCAACTACACCAACTTCCAGTTCG aCACCTCCTTCATGTATATGATCGCTGGGCTGTGTGTGTTAAAGCTGTACCAGAAGAGACACCCAGATATCAATGCCAGCGCTTACACTGCCTACGCCTGTCTGGCTGCTGTCATCTTCTTCTCTGTGCTAGGAGTG gtcttcgGGAAGGGCAACATGGTGTTCTGGATCGTCTTCTCTGTGCTCCACATCCTGGCCACCATGCTGCTCAGCACCCAGCTCTACTACATGGGTCGCTGGAGACTGA atTCTGGCATCCTGCGCAGGATTGTGTATGTGATCTACACCGACTGTATCCGCCAGTGCAGTGGCCCCATGTATATT GACCGAATGGTTCTGCTGGTGATGGGAAACATAGTGAACTGGTCTCT GGCTGCCTATGGGCTACTAAAGACGCCCAATGACTTTGCCTCTTACCTGCTGGCCATCGCCATCTGCAACTTGCTACTCTACTTTGCCTTCTACATCatcatgaag cTCCGTAGCGGTGAGAGGATCCAGTGCATGGCCATGGTGTGTATCCTCTTCACAGCCGTGGTGTGGGGCTtcgctctcttcttcttcttccaggGCCTCAGTACCTGGCAG AAAACCCCCGCCGAGTCCCGGGAACACAACCGTGATTGCATCGTGCTCTCCTTCTTCGACGACCACGACATTTGGCACTTCCTGTCTTCCATTGCCATGTTCGGTTCCTTcctg GTTCTCCTCACCATGGACGATGACTTGGACAACGTCCAGAGAGACAAGATTTTCGTCTTCTGA